Sequence from the Streptosporangium brasiliense genome:
TCTTCGCCCCCGTGGTCCCGGCCGCCCGCTGGGCGCCGTATGGCGTGCCCGCCGTGCTGCTCGGCGACCAGGACGCCCCGTGCCGGGGCAGCCGGGCCCGGGTGTGCCCGGTCCCCGGCCATCCCTGCCTGTCGTCCGTGCCGGTTGCCCGCGTCGTCGAGGCCGTCAACCACCTGGCGTCCGTGAAGGAGGTCGTCCATTGAGGATCGCCTTGATATCGGAGCACGCGAGTCCCCTGGCAGCGGTCGGCGGCGTCGACGCGGGCGGGCAGAACGTCCACGTCGCGGCCCTGGCGGCCGCACTGGCCGAGCGGGGGCACGAGGTCACCGTCCACACCCGCCGCACGGACGCCGGCCAGCCCGACAGGGTCCCCGCCGGCCCCGGCCTGACCGTCGAGCATGTTCCCGCCGGCCCTCCCACCGCGCTCCCCAAGGACGAGCTCCTGCCGTACATGACGGCCTTCGGCGCGCATCTCGCCAGGCAGTGGGCGGGCAGGCCGCCCGACGTGGTCCACGCCCATTTCTGGATGAGCGGCTTGGCCGCGCTGACGGCCGCGCGGGGGCTCGGCGTCCCGGTCGTGCAGACCTTCCACGCCCTGGGCACGGTCAAGCGGCGCTGGCAGGGCGCGGCCGACACCAGCCCGCCCGGGCGGATCGCCGCCGAGGCCGGCATCGGGCGCCGGGCCGGCGCCGTCGTGGCCACCTGCCGTGACGAGGTCGGCGAGCTCCTGCGGATGGGGATCGCCGCCGAGCGGATCGCCGTCGTGCCGTGCGGGGTCGATCTCGGCATCTTCCGGCCGGACGGGCCGGTCGCCCCTCGC
This genomic interval carries:
- a CDS encoding glycosyltransferase is translated as MRIALISEHASPLAAVGGVDAGGQNVHVAALAAALAERGHEVTVHTRRTDAGQPDRVPAGPGLTVEHVPAGPPTALPKDELLPYMTAFGAHLARQWAGRPPDVVHAHFWMSGLAALTAARGLGVPVVQTFHALGTVKRRWQGAADTSPPGRIAAEAGIGRRAGAVVATCRDEVGELLRMGIAAERIAVVPCGVDLGIFRPDGPVAPRGPGPRVLSIGRLVPRKGVDTVVRALRHLPEAELLIAGGAPADEESVRLARLADGYGLSDRVHLLGSVGRAEVPALMRSADVLVTVPWYEPFGMVPVEAMACGVPVIASAVGGHLDTVAGCGVLVPPRRPHALTRALRELLSRPDLRASLAAAGARRVRTRYGWPEVAARTEAVYLDVLAARRARIAVAGG